A region of the Macrobrachium nipponense isolate FS-2020 chromosome 14, ASM1510439v2, whole genome shotgun sequence genome:
ATCTGTTCGCGGACGGACAGCGAAATGAGCCAAAAAAGTTGCATGATTTGCATTCACTACATTAACATTGCAATGCGCATGCACAACCATTTGGCCTGAGGCTCATGgattgagatgagctatttacTCAGGCTGCCTGCGCAGGCCAGAGAAACTGAGCAGGTTGTctacactaacgttcagttataactgcacagtccaactgtgcagttataactctTCTTTCCCAGTAttttccctacattaaggggtcagttccctgatgcgccttctccactgccttctatcaaaggcatcatccttcaccaaacctcttctctttctatcttccttcactttatcttccctctcgatcttcttctttTAACAGgttcctcttcactctctcctcgtcatcctttctcaacacatgcccataccatctcaattttGATTCTactatcacctctgtaatctttactgagcctgcccttcttatttcatcattttctaatCTCTAAAgtagcgatattcccataatccacctcagcttctcatttcttctctctagctttacttcctcttttcttcttggaACCCATGTTtccgctccatacattaacactggtcttatcactgtgttataggttttgacttttagcttgattggcattttcttaccacatactactccagctacctctctctgCTTCcctcatgcagcttttatcctactgtcaacttcagcctcacatcctccctcttggtttAAAGTAAATCCTAAGTagttaaacttttctgcctgttttgtaATCAAGCCTCTTcattcttgtattactattctgtctctatcttccctactgctcagcaaaacctgtgTTTTATCCACATTCACCTTCAAGCCACCCctttctaaagactcctgccactcttcAACCCTTCTTTGTAGGTCCTCTTCATTTTCagtagtaatcaccagatcattggtgtacaaacaaaaatggttttaatgctgacccctggtataatccaacactaacttcaaagctTTCTGTTTTCCCAACTACTGTTATTACGTTTgtgcttgttcttttatatatcatctcgatatataaaacaccaaaacatcacttctcttgggattctattaggttttctgcccaacagacttttggtgaccactcccttaccacaagggttaatcccattgaccatcagctcaggatatcagagcgacaagaggggattagcaactctcaaggaaaccagaacattCATCACTTAAATGACAGCTctacgagaagaagttccagaagactgctgggccttgacccagcctgacatctcttgaaaatgggccacagatagggcctgaaaatactcgagtgtggagtaaaattaaatgtaaatacttagaagtaaacaagttacacagtgattttgtgggtttctttttcaactttcattctattgtatgctttctctaggtctataattCCACAAATGAGCTCCTGGTTTCCCgttagcctcttttcctgtagctgtcttactatgaagatggcttccactgtccctcttcctctcatgaatccatgcTGCTGTTTCcaaatctttacaatctctcttaatctctcatccagtattctctctaaaactttcaatctatgctctgttagtttaattcccctgtaatTACCACAacccatgacatctcccttctgcttgtatttatataccattagactctcatCCCAGTCCATTGGCATTTCTCCTTCTTCACATATagtttttaataaatccagcatccatttctccccctctgtacctagtaatttgataatttcaatttggaactccgatggaactggtgatttaccattcttcattttccttaatgctctcttcacttctgtatcctgtatctccatcacttaTCCCTCCACCCTCGTGcttccccatctcctctctctctcattttcagtatttaacagttgttcaaaatactcttgctatgtcttcttaatgtcttcacccctatacaatatatt
Encoded here:
- the LOC135226205 gene encoding uncharacterized protein LOC135226205, which codes for MEIQDTEVKRALRKMKNGKSPVPSEFQIEIIKLLGTEGEKWMLDLLKTICEEGEMPMDWDESLMVYKYKQKGDVMGCGNYRGIKLTEHRLKVLERILDERLREIVKIWKQQHGFMRGRGTVEAIFIVRQLQEKRLTGNQELICGIIDLEKAYNRMKVEKETHKITV